Proteins from one Chroococcidiopsis sp. CCMEE 29 genomic window:
- a CDS encoding DUF1636 family protein — protein sequence MSQMKGFTNLPPSESATTLLQFGEHYLDSDDGGVPWDKFPEALKSAELARIPSIPATQSLEFPLH from the coding sequence ATGAGCCAAATGAAAGGTTTTACCAATTTGCCGCCTTCAGAAAGTGCCACAACTCTCCTCCAGTTTGGCGAACACTACCTCGATAGTGACGATGGTGGTGTGCCTTGGGACAAGTTTCCTGAAGCGCTCAAATCAGCAGAATTAGCGCGGATTCCATCTATACCCGCTACTCAATCTCTGGAGTTTCCACTGCACTAG
- a CDS encoding THUMP domain-containing protein, producing the protein MTFSYFATVARGLESIAAQELERLGAKEVRPDFTGVHFVGDRAMLYRVNLWARTIFKVLVPLREFYCPNSEILYREVQKISWDKYLQPHKTLAVNSTGGNQKLNHTHFTALQVKNAIVDQQRHNWGQRSSVDAENPDVLINVHIYQDRCILSLDSSGTSLHRRGYRQAMGKAPLKETLAAALLDMAWDTSLPFLDPLCGSGTLPLEAGLKALNIAPGLFRKKFGFESFPDFDKQLWQKLLTEAKNSQIRDLKGSISGSDRDPDILAQARSNAERCGIADQIKFTQTELSQLEAPADSGVIICNPPYGERLGDPQELGALYKTLGDIFKQRFKGWTAFVLTGNKELAKKVGLKASRRIPVYNGALACTLLKYELY; encoded by the coding sequence TTGACTTTTAGCTATTTTGCTACGGTTGCCCGTGGCTTAGAATCCATTGCTGCTCAAGAACTAGAACGTCTAGGAGCAAAAGAAGTGCGTCCTGACTTTACTGGGGTGCATTTTGTTGGCGATCGAGCAATGTTGTATCGCGTGAATCTCTGGGCTAGGACAATTTTCAAGGTGCTGGTACCTCTGCGGGAATTTTACTGCCCTAACTCTGAAATTCTGTATCGAGAGGTGCAAAAAATCTCCTGGGATAAATACCTACAGCCCCACAAGACTCTAGCGGTAAACTCTACAGGGGGGAATCAAAAACTTAATCACACCCACTTCACAGCTTTACAAGTTAAAAATGCGATCGTAGACCAACAGCGTCACAACTGGGGTCAACGGTCTAGCGTTGATGCAGAAAATCCAGATGTATTAATCAACGTTCACATATATCAAGACCGTTGCATTTTAAGTCTAGACAGTTCAGGGACGAGCCTCCATCGGCGAGGATATCGACAAGCTATGGGGAAAGCTCCGCTCAAGGAAACTTTAGCTGCAGCTCTCCTCGACATGGCATGGGATACAAGTCTTCCCTTTTTAGATCCACTATGTGGCTCTGGAACCCTACCTTTAGAGGCTGGTTTAAAAGCCTTGAACATTGCACCCGGTTTGTTTCGTAAAAAATTTGGTTTTGAAAGCTTTCCTGATTTTGACAAACAGCTGTGGCAGAAGTTGCTGACAGAAGCCAAAAACAGCCAAATACGTGACCTAAAGGGGTCAATTTCTGGCAGCGATCGCGACCCTGATATACTAGCTCAGGCGCGCAGCAATGCTGAACGATGCGGCATCGCCGATCAGATAAAGTTTACCCAAACCGAATTATCCCAGCTGGAAGCTCCAGCAGACTCCGGGGTGATAATCTGTAATCCACCCTATGGAGAGCGTCTGGGAGATCCGCAAGAACTGGGTGCGCTTTACAAGACTCTCGGCGATATCTTTAAACAACGCTTTAAAGGTTGGACTGCCTTCGTTTTGACGGGGAACAAAGAGTTGGCTAAAAAAGTGGGGCTCAAAGCATCTCGTCGCATTCCCGTCTATAACGGTGCTTTAGCTTGCACTTTACTGAAGTATGAACTGTATTAG
- a CDS encoding HEAT repeat domain-containing protein — translation MAYPSLEEISAQLESPDSRDRMLALASLRRVPSVDAVPLIKKVLDDEILQIRSMAVFALGVKHTDECYPILVRLLEADPDYGIRADAAGALGYLGDLRAFEPLVRAFYEDTEWLVRFSAAVSLGNLKDPRAHDLLVRALDSKEVVLQQAAIAALGEIKDLESVDHILRFAQSEDWLVRQRLAEALGQLPTPKSISALKYLEKDNHFQVAEAAKVSLQRLTG, via the coding sequence ATGGCTTATCCCAGCCTAGAGGAGATTTCTGCTCAGTTAGAAAGCCCTGATTCACGCGATCGCATGTTGGCTCTCGCTTCCCTACGCCGTGTTCCATCGGTTGATGCTGTGCCTTTAATTAAAAAAGTTTTAGATGACGAAATCCTGCAAATTCGCTCGATGGCTGTGTTTGCATTAGGCGTCAAACACACGGATGAATGTTATCCAATTCTGGTGCGTTTGCTCGAAGCCGATCCAGACTACGGCATCCGAGCTGATGCAGCTGGGGCGCTAGGGTACTTGGGCGATCTAAGAGCATTTGAACCACTGGTGCGGGCTTTTTATGAAGACACCGAATGGCTGGTGCGCTTTAGTGCGGCAGTATCACTTGGTAATCTTAAAGATCCCCGCGCGCACGATCTGCTGGTTCGGGCATTGGATAGTAAGGAAGTGGTGCTGCAACAGGCGGCGATCGCAGCGTTGGGTGAAATCAAAGATCTAGAGTCAGTCGATCATATCCTCCGCTTTGCCCAGTCAGAGGATTGGTTAGTGCGGCAACGGCTAGCAGAAGCCCTAGGTCAGTTACCTACCCCTAAAAGCATTTCAGCATTAAAATATCTGGAAAAAGACAACCATTTTCAGGTTGCTGAAGCTGCTAAGGTTTCACTCCAGCGGCTGACTGGTTAA
- the lepB gene encoding signal peptidase I, with amino-acid sequence MTSKENTVKEAPVWLRVWRNQRENLQLIVIALCLALLIRTFVAEPRYIPSDSMLPTLEMGDRVVVDKISYHFHPPTTGDIVVFDPPERLQMLGYAKDQAFIKRIIGEPGQTVSITKGKVYLNNKPLKEDYIAEPPAYKLAPEQVPEEEFFVMGDNRNDSNDSHVWGFLPKKNIIGHARFRFWPLSRIGFV; translated from the coding sequence ATGACATCTAAGGAAAACACCGTGAAGGAAGCTCCTGTGTGGTTGCGCGTATGGCGCAATCAGCGGGAAAACCTTCAGCTTATCGTGATTGCATTATGTTTGGCACTTTTGATCCGAACGTTTGTAGCAGAACCGCGCTACATCCCCTCTGACTCTATGCTGCCCACCTTAGAAATGGGCGATCGCGTGGTGGTAGACAAAATCTCTTACCATTTTCACCCACCAACGACCGGAGATATTGTTGTGTTTGACCCGCCTGAGCGACTGCAAATGCTTGGATATGCCAAAGATCAAGCGTTCATTAAGCGCATCATTGGTGAACCGGGCCAAACTGTTAGCATTACCAAAGGCAAAGTTTACCTAAACAATAAACCGCTTAAGGAAGACTACATTGCAGAACCTCCAGCCTATAAATTGGCACCAGAGCAGGTTCCTGAAGAAGAATTCTTTGTGATGGGGGACAATCGGAACGACAGCAACGATTCCCACGTTTGGGGCTTTTTACCAAAAAAGAATATTATCGGTCACGCTCGGTTTCGCTTTTGGCCCCTCAGTCGAATCGGTTTTGTTTAA
- the purT gene encoding formate-dependent phosphoribosylglycinamide formyltransferase, whose translation MKNSLKLPQKLMLLGSGELGKEFVIAAKRLGNYVIAVDRYANAPAMQVADCSEVISMLSADDLEAVVQKYQPDFIIPEIEAIRTEKLIEFEQRGITVIPTATATHYTMNRDRIREIAYKELGIRTAKYAYATTLNELIAVSENIGFPNVVKPVMSSSGKGQSIVNNLREVEKAWNYAIDGSRGDSHKIIVEEFIQFNLEITLLTIKQWNAPTIFCLPIGHRQERGDYQESWQPAHIPNKLLLEAQAIAQKVTDALGGAGIFGVEFFVTKEEVIFSELSPRPHDTGMVTLISQNLNEFELHLRAVLGLPIPNIEQRGPSASAVILANEYSNSVYFEGVADALSEKDVDLRLFGKPDSRPMRRMGVALATGINLQEAREKAITAANKIKIVD comes from the coding sequence ATGAAAAATTCTCTCAAGCTGCCGCAAAAGTTGATGCTTTTGGGCTCAGGAGAACTAGGCAAAGAATTTGTAATTGCTGCTAAACGTTTAGGCAATTATGTTATTGCTGTTGACCGTTATGCCAATGCTCCTGCCATGCAAGTTGCTGATTGCTCTGAAGTTATTTCTATGCTAAGTGCTGATGATTTGGAAGCTGTTGTTCAAAAATATCAGCCAGATTTTATCATCCCTGAGATTGAAGCAATTAGGACAGAAAAACTAATTGAGTTTGAGCAGCGAGGAATTACAGTGATTCCGACTGCAACTGCAACCCACTATACAATGAATCGGGACAGGATTAGGGAAATTGCCTATAAAGAGTTAGGTATTAGAACGGCTAAATATGCTTATGCAACAACTCTAAATGAGCTGATAGCTGTTTCGGAAAATATAGGGTTTCCGAATGTAGTAAAGCCAGTCATGTCATCATCTGGCAAAGGTCAATCTATTGTTAATAATCTTAGGGAAGTTGAAAAAGCATGGAATTATGCAATCGATGGGTCTAGAGGTGATAGCCACAAGATTATTGTTGAAGAGTTCATTCAATTTAATTTAGAAATTACTTTGCTAACGATTAAGCAGTGGAATGCACCGACAATTTTTTGTCTACCGATTGGTCATCGCCAAGAACGGGGAGACTATCAAGAATCGTGGCAGCCAGCTCATATACCAAACAAACTATTATTGGAAGCTCAGGCGATCGCCCAAAAAGTCACTGATGCTTTAGGTGGAGCAGGAATTTTTGGTGTAGAGTTTTTTGTTACCAAAGAAGAAGTTATTTTTTCAGAGCTTTCTCCTCGCCCCCATGATACAGGGATGGTGACATTAATTTCTCAAAACCTGAATGAATTTGAACTACATCTGAGAGCTGTTTTAGGCTTGCCCATACCAAATATAGAACAGCGAGGACCCTCAGCCAGTGCAGTCATTCTAGCCAATGAATATTCAAATTCGGTTTATTTTGAAGGAGTGGCTGACGCTTTATCAGAAAAAGATGTAGACTTGCGGTTATTTGGCAAGCCAGATTCACGTCCGATGCGGAGAATGGGAGTGGCTTTGGCGACAGGAATTAATCTCCAAGAAGCAAGGGAAAAAGCTATTACAGCAGCAAACAAGATAAAAATAGTTGATTAA
- a CDS encoding alpha/beta hydrolase has protein sequence MFASFLPHQVKLLKEPASIALAQNIERQFIATPLSQQPIATTYVRQGNSSIPILLLHGFDSSLLEFRSLLPLLAAQNDTWAVDLLGFGFTERTPGISFNPATIKTHLYYFWKTLIKQPVTLVGASMGGATAIDFTLTYPHAVKQLVLINSLGYSGDVSLGRFLFPPLDYLAVEYWRQRKVQALLFSELSGNSEPGAIEAIRCAGLHLEMPSWHEAMISFMKSGGYSDLADKIAQIDKPTLILWGDSDETLGIGDAVKFQKAIAHSQLIWLKNCGHVPQLEQPQTTARHILAFQRDSSLCKLD, from the coding sequence ATGTTTGCCTCTTTTCTACCACATCAAGTCAAGCTACTCAAAGAGCCTGCTTCCATTGCCCTTGCCCAAAATATTGAACGTCAGTTTATTGCGACACCCCTAAGCCAGCAACCGATCGCAACTACCTACGTTCGTCAAGGTAACAGTAGCATACCGATTCTGCTATTGCACGGTTTTGATAGTTCTTTACTAGAGTTCCGCAGCCTTCTACCACTACTGGCTGCTCAAAACGATACTTGGGCTGTCGATCTATTGGGGTTTGGCTTTACAGAAAGAACGCCGGGAATTTCATTTAATCCAGCCACGATCAAAACCCATCTTTACTACTTCTGGAAAACCCTAATTAAGCAACCAGTAACGTTGGTAGGGGCTTCCATGGGAGGTGCAACTGCGATTGATTTTACTCTTACTTATCCCCATGCTGTTAAACAATTAGTTCTAATCAACAGTTTGGGGTACAGTGGGGATGTTTCCCTAGGTCGGTTTTTATTTCCTCCCTTAGATTACTTGGCAGTAGAATACTGGCGACAGCGCAAAGTGCAAGCACTATTGTTTAGTGAGCTTTCTGGCAACTCAGAACCAGGCGCAATTGAAGCGATTCGTTGTGCAGGGCTGCATCTAGAAATGCCCAGCTGGCATGAAGCCATGATTAGTTTTATGAAAAGTGGGGGTTACAGCGATTTGGCAGATAAGATTGCCCAAATTGACAAGCCAACGCTGATTTTATGGGGAGACTCTGATGAAACTCTGGGGATTGGCGATGCGGTGAAGTTTCAAAAGGCGATCGCCCACTCTCAATTAATTTGGTTGAAAAATTGCGGTCACGTTCCTCAACTCGAACAGCCCCAGACTACAGCAAGACACATTCTTGCCTTCCAAAGAGATTCTTCACTGTGCAAACTTGATTAG
- a CDS encoding ATP-binding cassette domain-containing protein yields MAEPLIELKSVSKSFGSNVVLDEVDLTIYQGEALAIIGPSGTGKSTILRIIAGLLAPDAGEVYVQGQQRRGLIEDAPDPVAIGMVFQQAALFDSLTVAENVGFSLYQHSKLPRSRIRELVNQRLEMVGLAGIGDRYPAELSGGMRKRVSFARAVMSNPDNPEESSAVLLYDEPTAGLDPIASTVIEDLIRQLQCTEGLCNTYAIVTHQDSTVRRTADRIIFLYQGKVQWAGNVNDINSTDNSLIRQFFSGSVEGPIHVVG; encoded by the coding sequence ATGGCTGAGCCGTTGATTGAACTAAAAAGCGTTAGTAAGTCGTTTGGCAGCAATGTAGTCTTGGATGAAGTGGATCTAACGATTTACCAGGGAGAAGCATTGGCTATCATTGGTCCTTCTGGTACTGGCAAATCAACTATCCTACGCATTATTGCTGGATTGCTGGCTCCAGATGCTGGGGAAGTTTATGTGCAAGGACAGCAGCGCCGAGGCTTAATTGAAGATGCTCCAGACCCAGTTGCTATTGGTATGGTGTTTCAGCAGGCAGCTTTGTTTGATTCGTTAACGGTAGCAGAAAATGTTGGCTTTTCACTTTATCAACACTCCAAGCTACCGCGATCGCGCATACGAGAGCTGGTAAATCAACGGTTAGAGATGGTCGGCTTGGCGGGGATTGGCGATCGCTACCCTGCCGAGTTATCGGGTGGGATGCGCAAGCGGGTCAGTTTTGCGCGGGCAGTGATGTCTAACCCTGACAACCCCGAAGAATCGTCAGCAGTTTTACTGTACGATGAACCCACTGCTGGTCTTGACCCTATCGCTTCTACAGTGATTGAGGATTTAATCCGCCAACTGCAATGTACAGAAGGACTTTGTAACACTTATGCGATCGTAACTCACCAAGACAGTACCGTCCGCCGCACTGCTGACCGAATTATATTTCTCTATCAAGGTAAAGTGCAGTGGGCAGGAAATGTAAATGATATCAATA
- a CDS encoding ABC transporter ATP-binding protein — protein MIEVEHLSKIYGPNPGIQDVTFSVEPGEIMGFLGPNGAGKTTTMRILAGYLPASSGTARIAGYDVHENSLAVRQRIGYLPETPPLYPDMTVEGFLYFVARLKGVPAGDRSRQIKAAIKRCNLQEKRQVLIRKLSKGFRQRVGIAQAIVHDPPAIILDEPTVGLDPRQIIEVRNLIKSLAGSHTIILSTHILPEVSMTCNRVTIINRGKVVATNTPENLEASLAGGAGYELEIEGDAATAAQQLLQLLPNVRLVESIPAAGGYGGNTPAENRACLRVVSEPGTEPGPEIVTVLVGMGLGVYEMRRTRATLEDVFLQLTTEEKQLEPESRSPGEDA, from the coding sequence ATGATTGAAGTTGAGCATTTAAGTAAAATCTACGGACCCAACCCAGGAATTCAGGATGTCACCTTTAGTGTGGAACCAGGGGAAATTATGGGTTTTTTGGGTCCCAATGGAGCTGGGAAAACTACAACTATGCGAATTTTGGCTGGGTATCTACCAGCTAGCAGTGGAACAGCTCGCATTGCTGGGTACGATGTCCATGAGAACTCATTAGCAGTGCGGCAGCGAATTGGCTATTTACCAGAAACACCGCCCTTGTATCCAGATATGACAGTTGAGGGGTTCCTGTATTTTGTGGCGCGACTTAAAGGAGTACCAGCAGGCGATCGCTCGCGTCAGATCAAGGCGGCAATCAAACGCTGCAATCTGCAAGAAAAGCGTCAAGTCCTGATCCGCAAACTGTCTAAGGGATTCCGGCAGCGGGTAGGTATTGCCCAAGCAATCGTCCACGATCCACCAGCCATCATTCTCGATGAACCCACCGTTGGACTCGATCCACGGCAAATCATTGAAGTCCGAAATTTAATTAAGAGCCTCGCTGGTAGTCACACAATTATTCTTTCTACTCACATCCTGCCAGAAGTCAGCATGACCTGTAACCGGGTGACGATTATCAATCGCGGCAAAGTCGTTGCTACCAATACTCCAGAAAACCTAGAAGCTAGTTTAGCTGGGGGTGCGGGATATGAACTAGAAATTGAAGGCGATGCAGCTACTGCCGCCCAGCAACTGCTGCAACTTTTGCCTAATGTGCGTTTGGTAGAATCAATTCCGGCGGCAGGAGGGTATGGAGGTAATACCCCGGCAGAAAATCGCGCTTGTCTGCGGGTGGTATCAGAACCGGGAACTGAACCGGGTCCCGAGATTGTCACCGTTTTGGTAGGAATGGGACTAGGAGTGTACGAGATGCGCCGCACGCGCGCCACTTTGGAGGATGTGTTTTTGCAACTAACCACTGAGGAAAAGCAACTAGAGCCAGAGTCGCGATCGCCAGGAGAAGATGCTTAG
- a CDS encoding Uma2 family endonuclease, producing the protein MVSAGAKITLQEFLALPEGDVTYEFVDGQAVPKVSPKAFHSALQAALIVLMRAWCKGKGRIYPEWAVILERQGQAWVPVPDLTYISYERLPKSWKRNEACPAIPELVIEIISPDQSLKELEDKAKDYFAAGVPRAWIVNPESMSIKVFSSDGASQLYTDTMLMVDALLPALEITPRQVFEEAELT; encoded by the coding sequence ATGGTAAGCGCAGGAGCCAAAATCACTTTACAGGAATTTCTTGCTTTGCCAGAAGGAGATGTAACATACGAGTTTGTGGATGGTCAGGCAGTACCTAAAGTGTCTCCAAAAGCTTTTCATTCCGCTTTACAGGCAGCTTTAATAGTCCTCATGCGTGCCTGGTGTAAGGGCAAAGGAAGGATTTATCCAGAGTGGGCAGTTATATTAGAGCGTCAGGGACAAGCATGGGTACCTGTACCAGATTTAACGTACATCTCCTATGAACGTTTGCCCAAAAGCTGGAAGCGGAACGAAGCTTGTCCTGCCATTCCTGAACTGGTAATTGAGATTATCTCCCCAGATCAGAGCCTAAAAGAACTTGAAGATAAGGCTAAAGACTATTTTGCTGCTGGTGTACCACGAGCCTGGATTGTAAACCCTGAAAGCATGAGCATTAAAGTCTTTTCCTCAGACGGAGCAAGTCAACTCTACACAGATACTATGCTTATGGTAGATGCATTGCTTCCTGCTCTGGAAATAACTCCACGGCAGGTTTTTGAAGAGGCAGAATTAACTTGA
- a CDS encoding phycobiliprotein lyase, with translation MNIQEFFELSAGKWFSHRTSHHLAFKQSEDGKSNLTIEMLAADHPEVAKLCQQYEVDPALASCGARVSWDGTMEWDEEKHTGSTVLVSVPDADNPNQGKLLREMGYAEKTPVAGRYTMGSDQALTLITEYETMSSEERLWFASPNLRMRVSVLKRFGGFSMASFTSEIRMGGVQPSAKATEAFNSASKSKI, from the coding sequence ATGAATATTCAAGAGTTTTTTGAGTTGAGCGCTGGTAAATGGTTTTCACATCGCACGAGTCACCATCTGGCATTTAAGCAATCGGAGGATGGCAAATCAAATCTCACGATTGAGATGCTAGCGGCGGATCATCCAGAAGTCGCTAAACTTTGTCAGCAATACGAAGTTGACCCCGCTTTAGCTTCTTGTGGGGCGAGAGTGAGCTGGGATGGCACGATGGAATGGGATGAAGAAAAACACACGGGTTCTACAGTGCTAGTATCAGTGCCTGATGCAGATAATCCCAATCAAGGTAAGTTACTACGGGAAATGGGTTATGCCGAGAAGACACCTGTTGCAGGTCGCTACACTATGGGCAGCGATCAAGCACTGACATTGATTACTGAGTATGAAACGATGTCTTCTGAAGAGCGGCTATGGTTTGCGAGTCCCAATTTGCGGATGCGGGTTAGTGTTTTGAAGCGCTTCGGTGGCTTTAGCATGGCTTCCTTCACTTCTGAAATTCGCATGGGTGGCGTGCAGCCCTCTGCCAAGGCAACAGAGGCATTCAATTCAGCATCAAAATCCAAAATCTAA